In a genomic window of Gambusia affinis linkage group LG04, SWU_Gaff_1.0, whole genome shotgun sequence:
- the keap1b gene encoding kelch-like ECH-associated protein 1B, which yields MTECLTECKALVTPSTRNGHRVFSYTLESHTSAAFAIMNELRLEKQLCDVTLRVRYNDLEAVDFVAHKVVLASSSPVFRAMFTNGLKECGMELVSIEGIHPRVMDRLIEFAYTASISVGEKCVIHVMNGAVMYQIDSVVKACCDFLVQQLDPSNAIGIASFAEQIDCTELHQKAREYIYMNFSQVATQEEFFNLSQCQLVNLISRDELNVRCESEVFQACVAWVRYDQENRRPYVQALLQAVRCHSLTPNFLQAQLQSLDWDPECKDYLAQIFQDLTLHKPTKAVPCRTPKVPQLIYTAGGYFRQSLSYLEAYNPCTGAWLRLADLQVPRSGLTACVISGLFYAVGGRNNAPDGNMDSNALDCYNPMNNCWHPCAPMSVPRNRIGVGVIDGMIYAVGGSHGCIHHNSVERYDPERDQWQLVAPMLTRRIGVGVAVINRLLYAVGGFDGANRLSSCECYYPEKDEWRTMAPMNTVRSGAGVCALGNQIFVMGGYDGTNQLNTVERYDVETDTWSYAASMRHRRSALGVTALHGRIYVLGGYDGNTFLDSVESYDPETDSWSEVTHMTSGRSGVGVAVTMEPCQKGLSRSQKTESFEGSIVQSISSDFSQCAPFS from the exons ATGACAGAGTGCCTGACAGAATGCAAGGCGCTGGTGACTCCATCCACGCGCAACGGTCACCGCGTCTTCAGCTACACGTTGGAGAGCCACACCTCGGCCGCCTTCGCCATCATGAACGAGCTGCGCCTGGAGAAGCAGCTGTGCGACGTCACCCTGCGCGTGCGCTACAACGACCTGGAGGCAGTGGACTTCGTGGCTCACAAGGTGGTGCTGGCCTCGTCGTCGCCCGTCTTCCGCGCCATGTTCACCAACGGCCTGAAGGAGTGCGGCATGGAGCTGGTTTCCATTGAAGGGATTCATCCCAGA GTTATGGACCGATTGATTGAGTTTGCCTACACTGCCAGCATCTCTGTGGGGGAGAAGTGCGTCATCCATGTGATGAACGGCGCCGTCATGTATCAGATAGACAGCGTGGTCAAGGCCTGCTGCGACTTCCTCGTCCAGCAGCTCGACCCCAGCAACGCCATCGGCATCGCCAGCTTTGCTGAGCAGATCGATTGCACGGAGCTCCACCAGAAGGCCAGAGAATACATCTACATGAACTTCAGCCAG GTTGCAACCCAGGAGGAGTTTTTCAACTTGTCCCAGTGCCAGCTAGTCAACCTCATCAGCCGCGATGAGCTCAACGTGCGCTGCGAGTCCGAGGTCTTCCAGGCCTGCGTGGCCTGGGTGCGCTACGACCAGGAGAACCGGCGACCTTACGTCCAGGCCTTACTCCAGGCTGTCCGCTGCCATTCCCTCACTCCCAACTTCCTGCAGGCGCAGCTCCAGTCTTTGGACTGGGACCCTGAGTGTAAAGACTACTTGGCTCAGATCTTCCAGGACCTCACACTCCACAAACCCACCAAAGCCGTTCCTTGCCGAACACCCAAGGTACCGCAGCTCATCTACACCGCAGGGGGATATTTTCGCCAGTCTCTCAGCTACCTGGAGGCCTACAACCCCTGTACAGGCGCCTGGCTGAGGCTGGCTGACCTGCAGGTTCCCCGCAGTGGGCTGACAGCCTGCGTCATCAGCGGACTCTTCTACGCCGTCGGCGGCAGAAACAACGCACCTGACGGGAACATGGACTCCAACGCGTTGGACTGCTACAACCCTATGAACAACTGCTGGCACCCGTGTGCACCAATGAGCGTTCCAAGAAACCGAATTGGGGTCGGCGTCATCGATGGCATGATTTATGCGGTTGGCGGTTCACATGGGTGCATCCATCACAACAGCGTGGAAAG GTATGATCCGGAGCGGGACCAGTGGCAGCTGGTAGCCCCAATGTTAACGCGCCGTATTGGTGTGGGTGTTGCGGTGATCAACCGACTGCTTTACGCCGTCGGGGGTTTCGACGGCGCCAACCGGCTCAGCTCCTGTGAGTGCTACTACCCAGAGAAGGACGAGTGGAGGACCATGGCCCCCATGAACACTGTGCGGTCTGGAGCTG gtgtGTGTGCGCTGGGTAATCAAATTTTTGTGATGGGTGGATACGACGGCACCAACCAGCTGAACACAGTGGAGCGCTACGACGTGGAAACGGATACGTGGAGCTATGCCGCCTCCATGAGGCACAGGCGCAGTGCCCTGGGAGTCACCGCTTTACATGGACGTATTTATGTGTTAG GAGGCTACGATGGCAACACTTTCCTGGACAGTGTGGAGAGCTATGACCCAGAGACAGACAGCTGGTCGGAGGTCACCCACATGACATCAGGGCGGAGCGGCGTGGGTGTAGCCGTTACCATGGAGCCATGCCAAAAGGGTCTGTCTCGGAGTCAGAAGACTGAGAGCTTCGAAGGCTCAATCGTCCAGTCCATCAGCTCAGATTTTAGCCAGTGTGCACCGTTTAGCTAA